A single region of the Phalacrocorax carbo chromosome W unlocalized genomic scaffold, bPhaCar2.1 SUPER_W_unloc_8, whole genome shotgun sequence genome encodes:
- the LOC104046783 gene encoding zinc finger protein 366 isoform X2, with amino-acid sequence MNPFGEEFRPHFSHFHYGPPPHGDIETFMGSLEGGSRKRKSIPTKMPPPIAFEGSSSPPDRPEDYNDIGSSSLPLVFQQPAQPKYSSQMIDLCNFGFQFYRTLEHFGAKPIKQEPVKPKMACPRSPAFIQAPYPYCPKVHPGLMFPFIVPPNFHFRNPFQMKRPPEPPFRRAEVRGSGENKQKVERVDVNFQIDDSYYVDVGGEQKRWQCPMCEKSYTSKYNLVTHILGHSGIKPHACNRCGKLFKQLSHLHTHMLTHQGTRPHKCQVCHKAFTQASHLKRHMMQHSDIKPYNCRICGRGFAYPSELKTHESKHESGRENICVECGLDFSTLAQLKRHLTTHRGPIQYSCTECDKTFQYPSQLQNHMMKHKDIRPYICTECGMEFVQPHHLKQHSLTHKGVKEHKCRICGREFTLLANMKRHVLIHTNIRAYQCHLCFKSFVQKQTLKAHMIVHSDVKPFKCKVLEEEFLCPQQMF; translated from the exons ATGAATCCATTTGGTGAAGAATTCAGACCACACTTCTCACATTTCCACTATGGCCCTCCTCCTCATGGAGACATTGAAACTTTTATGGGGTCCTTGGAAGGAGGGTCTCGGAAACGGAAGAGCATACCAACAAAAATGCCGCCTCCTATCGCTTTTGAGGGTTCCTCATCACCACCAGACAGACCTGAAGATTACAATGATATAGGCTCTTCCAGTCTCCCCTTGGTGTTTCAACAGCCAGCGCAGCCCAAATACAGTTCCCAGATGATCGACCTCTGCAACTTTGGTTTTCAGTTCTACAGAACTCTGGAGCACTTTGGAGCCAAGCCCATTAAGCAAGAACCAGTGAAGCCTAAGATGGCATGTCCCAGGAGCCCAGCATTCATACAGGCTCCTTATCCTTATTGTCCTAAAGTCCATCCTGGCttaatgtttccttttattgtGCCCCCAAACTTTCATTTCAGGAACCCCTTTCAAATGAAAAGGCCTCCAGAGCCACCCTTCAGGAGGGCTGAAGTAAGAGGAAGTggtgaaaataaacagaaagtgGAAAGAGTAGATGTCAACTTTCAGATAGACGACAGCTACTATGTTGATGTGGGGGGTGAACAGAAACGCTGGCAATGTCCCATGTGTGAGAAGTCCTATACATCCAAGTACAATTTGGTCACCCATATCTTGGGGCACAGCGGCATTAAGCCACATGCTTGCAACCGATGTGGCAAACTTTTCAAGCAACTGAGCCACTTGCACACACATATGTTGACACACCAGGGCACTAGGCCACATAAGTGCCAGGTATGCCACAAGGCTTTCACTCAAGCCAGTCACCTTAAGAGACACATGATGCAACACAGTGACATCAAGCCTTACAACTGCAGGATCTGTGGCAGAGGTTTTGCCTATCCCAGCGAGCTGAAAACACACGAGTCTAAGCACGAGAGTGGCCGAGAGAACATTTGTGTTGAGTGTGGTCTGGACTTCTCAACCTTGGCCCAGCTGAAGAGACACTTAACAACCCACCGTGGCCCTATACAGTACAGTTGCACTGAATGTGATAAGACCTTCCAGTACCCGAGTCAGCTGCAAAACCACATGATGAAGCACAAAGACATCCGTCCATATATCTGCACTGAATGCGGCATGGAGTTTGTGCAGCCTCACCATCTCAAACAACACTCCCTAACTCACAAG gGTGTGAAAGAGCACAAATGTAGAATTTGTGGCCGGGAGTTTACTCTGCTGGCCAACATGAAGCGACATGTCCTGATCCACACCAATATCAGAGCCTATCAATGCCATTTGTGTTTCAAGAGCTTTGTGCAAAAGCAAACTCTCAAGGCCCACATGATTGTTCACTCTGATGTTAAACCCTTTAAATGCAAG